The following are encoded together in the Bacteroidales bacterium genome:
- the rho gene encoding transcription termination factor Rho gives MYDIIELNSKLLPDLKEIAKSLNIPQFDILKKQDLIYAILDFQAMNNKTEQPDNGSSNGVQQKKIRKPRSKEQIPADAIIPEPIKREDPFLAENLFTDISKDDIPAPEPEIPASNITEPSWETESSPLFNESNDESEVKSADNSAETSEAEPQQRENFEKYPQKRYYEKRQDGNNHEFEGIISSEGVLEIMQDGYGFLRSSDYNYLNSPDDIYVSQSQIKLFGLKTGDTVRGVIRPPKEGEKYFPLIKIEFINNLEPTIVRDRIPFDYLTPLFPDEKIKLTGHKDDDLCTRLIDMFTPIGKGQRGLIVAQPKTGKTTLLKKIANAVAANHPEIYLIILLVDERPEEVTDMERSVKAEVIASTFDEPAERHVKIANIVLEKSKRLVESGHDVMILLDSITRLARAYNTVSPASGKVLSGGVDSNALHKPKRFFGAARKIENGGSLTIISTALTETGSKMDDVIFEEFKGTGNMELQLDRKLSNKRIYPAIDLNASSTRREDLLLDKEMLQRLWILRNHLSDMNPIEAMQFLIERMKFTQTNEEFLVSMNS, from the coding sequence AAAAAGTTTGAACATTCCACAGTTCGACATTCTGAAGAAGCAGGATTTGATTTATGCTATTCTCGATTTTCAGGCAATGAATAACAAAACAGAACAACCGGATAATGGAAGTTCAAATGGCGTTCAACAAAAAAAAATCAGAAAACCGAGAAGTAAAGAACAAATTCCGGCTGATGCCATAATACCTGAACCCATTAAAAGAGAAGACCCCTTTCTTGCAGAAAATCTTTTTACCGATATTTCCAAAGACGATATTCCTGCTCCCGAACCTGAAATTCCGGCTTCCAACATAACAGAACCTTCATGGGAAACTGAAAGTTCACCTCTTTTTAATGAATCGAATGATGAAAGCGAAGTGAAATCTGCTGATAATTCTGCAGAAACAAGCGAAGCAGAACCCCAGCAAAGAGAAAACTTTGAAAAATATCCTCAAAAAAGATATTACGAAAAGCGTCAGGACGGCAACAATCACGAATTTGAAGGAATTATTTCGAGCGAAGGGGTATTGGAAATTATGCAAGATGGATATGGATTTCTACGCTCTTCCGATTACAATTATCTCAATTCACCCGATGATATTTATGTTTCACAGTCGCAAATCAAATTATTCGGTTTGAAAACAGGTGATACCGTTAGAGGTGTTATCCGTCCGCCTAAAGAAGGCGAAAAGTATTTTCCGCTTATTAAAATTGAATTTATAAATAACCTCGAGCCAACAATTGTCAGGGACAGAATCCCATTTGATTACCTTACACCTCTTTTCCCCGATGAAAAAATAAAGCTGACAGGACATAAAGATGATGACCTTTGCACCCGTTTGATTGATATGTTTACTCCCATAGGCAAAGGACAAAGAGGACTTATTGTTGCTCAGCCAAAAACAGGAAAAACAACATTATTGAAAAAAATAGCAAATGCGGTTGCTGCAAATCATCCCGAAATATACCTTATAATATTGCTGGTTGACGAAAGACCAGAAGAAGTAACCGATATGGAAAGAAGCGTAAAAGCGGAAGTTATTGCTTCAACATTTGACGAACCCGCAGAAAGACACGTAAAAATTGCAAATATAGTTCTTGAAAAATCGAAACGACTTGTAGAATCAGGACATGACGTTATGATATTGCTTGATTCAATAACCCGCTTGGCAAGAGCTTATAACACGGTGTCTCCTGCTTCAGGCAAGGTGCTTTCCGGCGGTGTTGATTCAAATGCATTGCATAAACCAAAACGCTTTTTCGGCGCTGCAAGAAAAATAGAAAATGGCGGTTCACTTACTATTATTTCAACTGCCTTAACTGAAACCGGCTCAAAAATGGACGATGTTATTTTTGAAGAATTTAAAGGAACAGGAAATATGGAATTACAACTCGACCGAAAACTTTCCAACAAACGAATTTATCCGGCAATAGACCTTAATGCATCAAGTACACGAAGAGAAGACCTTTTGCTTGACAAGGAAATGCTTCAAAGATTATGGATACTTCGAAATCACCTGTCTGATATGAATCCAATTGAAGCCATGCAGTTTCTGATTGAAAGAATGAAATTTACTCAAACTAATGAAGAGTTTCTGGTATCGATGAATAGTTAA
- a CDS encoding redox-sensing transcriptional repressor Rex — MSINPKELPGKTVERLSQYRRTLLNYSQSGKFNIFSHELAKLLHITSVQVRRDIMLIGYSGSQRKGYDIKELINKIGSIIDTKEGQNVAVIGMGSLGGAITRYFKGKRPKLNIVAAFDIDPQKFNKVISGIPCHSMEKLNSIAKKKNITLAIITIPPDNVVKTAEKLVKAGIKGIVNYSSVPLNVYPNAYLEEYDMITSLEKAAYFAKKSK; from the coding sequence ATGTCTATTAATCCGAAAGAATTACCCGGAAAAACTGTTGAAAGGTTAAGTCAATATAGAAGAACGTTATTAAATTATTCTCAAAGTGGTAAGTTCAATATTTTTTCGCATGAACTTGCAAAACTGCTGCACATCACGTCGGTTCAGGTAAGAAGAGACATAATGCTTATCGGTTATTCAGGAAGTCAAAGAAAAGGATATGATATAAAAGAATTAATTAATAAAATCGGCAGTATTATTGACACTAAAGAAGGACAAAATGTTGCGGTCATCGGAATGGGAAGCTTGGGCGGGGCAATTACAAGATATTTTAAAGGCAAACGACCAAAATTAAATATTGTTGCAGCTTTTGACATTGACCCCCAAAAATTTAATAAAGTAATTTCAGGCATTCCTTGTCATTCAATGGAAAAATTAAACAGTATCGCTAAAAAGAAAAATATTACACTCGCAATAATAACAATACCTCCCGATAATGTTGTGAAAACTGCCGAAAAACTTGTAAAAGCAGGAATAAAAGGAATAGTAAATTATTCTTCCGTTCCGCTGAATGTTTATCCAAATGCTTATCTTGAAGAATATGACATGATTACTTCACTCGAAAAAGCTGCTTACTTCGCAAAAAAATCAAAATGA
- a CDS encoding 4Fe-4S binding protein: MNTNNFKIAIVGFENNPFKTAITITLAKALKNKYFQKIQIADCNIDDLQLKNNLNTNVVEELPVEVKFPEIDLSKCNLCGDCVGICENEAILLDKLMSEIQVLEDLCMSCNKCIECCGVSAISEKKAVQAGKIICSTTEEGMELFEAKSNENAIYPKQLINALKNKMKNNEPILFDTVISDITFEDIISNIDFILLFTDSRASLDFFSDLLEYIEKRKGLLTYKNNPDIKQIQEFAQKNNFEFVFEIPFNPGSEEIKTKDILEDFNKNMNSFEELSEKFFI, encoded by the coding sequence ATGAATACAAACAATTTTAAAATAGCAATTGTCGGATTCGAAAACAATCCTTTTAAAACAGCAATAACCATAACACTTGCAAAAGCATTAAAAAATAAATATTTTCAAAAAATACAAATTGCCGATTGCAACATTGATGATTTGCAATTGAAAAATAATTTGAATACAAACGTTGTAGAAGAACTTCCTGTTGAAGTAAAATTTCCTGAAATAGATTTGAGTAAATGTAATTTGTGCGGCGATTGTGTTGGGATTTGTGAAAATGAAGCAATACTTTTAGACAAACTCATGAGCGAAATTCAAGTGCTTGAGGATTTATGTATGAGTTGCAATAAATGTATCGAATGTTGCGGCGTTTCTGCAATATCTGAAAAAAAAGCAGTTCAGGCAGGAAAAATTATTTGCAGTACTACTGAAGAAGGCATGGAGTTATTTGAAGCAAAATCCAATGAAAATGCCATATATCCGAAGCAGTTGATAAATGCACTTAAAAACAAAATGAAAAACAACGAACCGATTTTATTCGATACCGTTATTTCCGACATTACATTTGAAGACATTATTTCCAACATTGATTTTATTTTGTTATTTACCGACTCGCGTGCATCTCTTGATTTTTTTTCCGACCTCCTTGAATATATTGAAAAAAGAAAAGGATTGCTCACTTATAAAAACAATCCCGACATTAAACAAATACAGGAATTTGCACAAAAAAATAATTTCGAATTTGTTTTTGAAATACCATTTAACCCGGGTTCTGAAGAAATAAAAACAAAAGATATATTAGAAGATTTTAATAAAAATATGAACAGCTTTGAGGAATTAAGTGAGAAATTTTTTATTTAA